The DNA segment TAGCACTAATTCCTGTTAATACAAGGTCAAGATTTCCATCACTATCTATATCTCCCCAGACTATGGAACTAAAGGATACTCTAAGTAACTCTTGAGTAGTATCCTCTACTAATTTCCCAGATGTATTCATGTAGATTTTAGAAATACCTATAAAAACGAAACTTTCATCACTACCAGTTATTGCCAAATCTAAATCACCATCATTATCATAATCTCCCCAGGCAATAGAACTATTAGATACTCCATATAAATTTTGTGTAGTATCTTCAATCAAAACACCAGAATCATTTCTATAAATTTTAGAAATATATTGACCGCTATTTTCCCTTCCTGTCAATGCCAGATCTAAATCACCATCATTATCATAATCTCCCCAGGCAACAGAACTTTTAGATACACCAACCAAATTCTGTGTGGTATCCTCTATCAATTTCCCTGATTCATTTTTATAGACTTTAGAAATACCAGAGCCCGTTAAGACCAAATCCAGGTCACCATCGTTATCATAATCCCCCCAGGCAACAGAACCATCAGATACACCAATCAAATTCTGTGTTGTATCCTCTATCAATTTCCATAATTCATTTTTATAGACCTTAGAAATACCAGAGCCCGTTAAGACCAAATCCAGGTCACCATCATTATCATAATCTCCCCAAGCAATAGAGCTATTAGATACTCCATATAAATTTTGTGTAGTATCTTCAATCAAAACACCAGAATCATTTCTATAAATTTTAGAAATACATTGACCGCTATTTTCCTTCCCTGTCAATGCCAGATCTAAATCACTATCATTATCATAATCTCCCCAGGCAATAGAACTATAAGACACTCCAGGTAGATTTTGTGTAGTATCTTCAATCAAAACACCAGAATCATTTCTATAAATTTTAGAAATATATTGACCGCTATTTTCCCTTCCTGTCAAAGCCAAATCTAAATCACCATCATTATCATAATCTCCCCAAGCAGCAGAACCAACAAATATACCTTGCAGATTAATTCCAGAATCAACCAAAAGTCTATCAACTACAAGTACTTTGAGGTTTTTTACTTCTTCTGCATTTCCTGCATTATCTACTGCCTGGTAATAAATCGTATGAGTACCTAAAGGTAATGTAAAAGGTTCAACATAAACAATATCAGGCTCTGGATTATCTATAGCATATTTAATTGTCTTTGTACCAGAGACTACTTCATTAGTTGTACCCATCGGGTCTATAGCAGATAAGGAAAAAGTAGCAGTTGGTATTGTATATGACCCATTGATGATACTTGGTATAATAGTAGTTATCGGTGGTGTCATATCTTTTTTAACTAAGGCGGCATAGTCTGAGGTATGCTCTATTTTTGCCTCAATAGTCTTATTTTGCCTATCCACTATCCCACCAATATATTCTGGTATCCCCTGCTCGCTGAGATAGAATATGCCTAATTGCTCAACTTTAATATTTTGCTCTTCATTTAATCCATAATTCTGATTAACAATCTCGCCTGTCTCTATCTTTACTCCTTCTATTTCTGGGTCAGCATCCATTTGCACGCCAATTATTCCATCGTAATTCTGGTCGGTCTCGATGAGGTCATTATTATTAAAATCCAGATAAGTTAATCTAAGTGTTGCGCCGGGTGAAAATTTCAAACCCTTAGGGGCAACATTATAGATTTTATCTAAATAATCAAAAAATGGTTCTAATTCTGGTGTTGAGGTAGCGGGTGTAATCTGGATTGTCGAAGTAACCCAGTTAATCTCCTCTAAAATCTGTGGCGGAATGACTAATTCGATTGACTTGATGGATGTATCTGAGCCAATATCCCCAATTACCGTGCCGCCTATTTCTGCAAAAATAGACCTTTGATAGCTAACCTCTTTTACTGATTTTGTGGCATTGCCAGCAATGTCTAAAGATGTCAATTCAACTATGTATTTACCCGCTTTTAGATTAAGGGGTGATTGGTAGGTAATCTTATCAATCATCTTTGTCCAATTACGCTTTTCTATATCTCCTGACCCATCTCCCCATGTCCCAAACTCTTGTTGAGGTGGTAATGGATTTAATCTAGCAGTCCCAATTAAATTCCTTTTGCTATCATAGACACAGAGTAAATAGCCTTTAATATATCCATCTAATGTCATATCAAGGTCAAAGATGGGGTTATCTGGTGGGGTGTTCACTTCACAAACCCCCTTTATCTTTACGGGTAGAGTATCGGTAGCTAATGTTACTTGACTATGGGTGACATATTCTAATTTATTATTGTAATTAACATAATCGTAATCTCCGGTTGGAAACAAGCCTCCACTGGCAATAGATGCCTCCCGCCTACCCGAGCCATCTCCTTTTGCTGGCGGTATATCCCTGCCATCCCAGATATAAGCATTGGAATTACAGGTATTCGTCGCCATCTCTATAAATTCCATACATTTTATCGGAAATACCCAGGCGAAGCGGGTTAGATTACCACTGATTATATCTTGACTCCCATAGATAGGAACTGTCGGAAAGATAACCTTTTTCTCTATTTGAATAATGGGGTTTGAGTTAGTTACCGGAATTGGTGGTGTGCTCTGATATGTTGGAGAACCATAATCTATTATCGGTGGGAGTGGAGGTGTAGTAATCTGGATAAATCTATTCTCTTTTATCCCATCCCAGAGTACTACATTACCATCAACATCTTTTAGTCTAATCTTTAAGGTATATGTGCCGGATAACACCATAAACCCATAGATATTCCTTCCATCCCAGCCATATTGATAGGTAATTTCATTGTTATTACCCGAAGTAGTTGGTGACCCTAATAGTTGTGTCAACCTTCCTTCATCATTAACTACTATTGCCTCAAGCTCTGGTGCTATTTCAGATATAAAGGAAAAATAAAGCATTGGGTTAGTCTGAAAATCAAATTCTAAAGGAAGGGTTAAGGAATCTATCTTTGGTAACCCTTTCTTAAGTATCTGGCTATAGGCAAGCTTTGATTCTTTACTTGCCTCATCTATCCCTTTTAGACTAAGGTAGTAGGCAGTATAAGTCCCTGAGTCTGGTAACTCAATATTATCCTTATCTTTGCCAGACCAGATAACCTCATTTTTACCTAAATGGACCTCCTCTGTCCAATCCCATACAGGACTGTAGGGTGGGGTATCCTGAAAGAAACTCTCTATATCAGGATACTCAACAGGATTCACCTGGTATATATTTATCGTCACCATCCCTGCTTCTGAGATATTGTAGCCAATGACATTAGTCTTGATACTCTCTGCAAGAGTAATCTCAGGTCCTGTTGTATCTACACGCACTGCCCTGATTTGGCTATTCTGATGGTCTAATTTATCAGTGACGGTTAATTCTAAGGTATAGATACCGCCATCGATTAAATTTGAGGTATTCCAGTTGGTCAAAGTGCCATTTATGACTGAAGTATCTTTTGTAATAATCTCATACCAGGTAGGGTTAGGGTTATGTTCATTCAGGATTCCCTGACAATATTTGAGTTTAAACTCCTTAAAATTTTTATCCCAGGCGGTCCCGCAGATATCCACTTCCGGTAGGGCTATGGCTTGTGAGAAACCTGGCTGGGTTATTATGGCGGTCGGATTGGTGTTGTCTATCTCGATTATCTTAGTCGTCACTGAGCTATGGTTAACCAGGTCAGTGGCAGTCAATCTTAAGGTATATGTGCCATCGGGTAGTGCTAATGTATTCCAGGTAGCTAAAGTGCCCATATCTTTTTGTGGCAGGGTAGAACTGACAATCAGCTTCCAATCTAACGGCGGATTTATCCCTTGAGCATATTCGAGGGTATAAGTACCAAAATGCTTATCCCATGCTCTACCAGAAATAGTGATAGTGCCTGTAAGGAGTTGGTAGCCGGCATCATTATAGACAGTCCCGGCAAAGATATCACTCGTTAGCGAACCTATCTCTACTATTGGTGGTTTTGTATCTATCTCTACATTAACATTGACCGGTTTTGGTGTTGAAATATTACCATAATTATCATCGGCTATCAAACTATTAATTTTATAAGTCCCATCTTTTAATTCATTAAGTGTAAATGGTCCCCAGTGGTATTTCAGTTTTTCAAACCAACCTTCATAATCACCTTTTGAATCGCTGAGCAAATCTACATCAAGTGAGGTAGTATCTGGCGTTAAAACATTTATCTTTGTCTTAATATCATCACTGCCATCTAAGATTTTAGTGTTAAAATAAACCGATTCACCATCACGGAATATACCCTTTGGAGAGGGTACAACCTCTACCGAGTCTATCAAAGGAGCAAGGGTATCTTTGATTCCTTGCACAATAACATTAAAAGTCCTTTGAGTAGTATAGAAATCATTATGGATAATATTATCCACATCCGTAACATCATCTTTAATTTGCAGGTTAAATGTTATCTCTCCTTGCGGGGCATTTGAGGCGATAAGGAAATTATAGTTACCAGCAGTTCTACCTTTAACACCATAAGAGGGATTATCAAGTCCTGGTACCTGCTTTTCACTGCCTATACTTCCAAAATCTTCTGTAGTATCGAATATATGTTTGATGTATGGATTAGATGTAGTTAAAATAGCTTTTAC comes from the bacterium genome and includes:
- a CDS encoding FG-GAP-like repeat-containing protein, with the translated sequence MLSKILNLLILSSLFTLSPIIASGYQWPISSFNSQHPITGVLGEYRPDHLHRGIDIGEGIGTEVYPVVNGTVTEIGTTVQEKEKAYVKIRGENGIFYDYVHIEPNSALQVGSRTIAGQTLLGTILNPANFGSTMKPHLHFEENNGGTNSLRSGGLTPYSDTSDPTVNWVKVVQQGSGDPFPERNGMPLIFGQVDIKANAKDAQSNGSSIVAPYKIGYEVKDSQNNSIVSPTYKIEFDAISDNDSVSLVYDTSQSTISNYVYWVTNKPDANEYWDTTNLSEGTYTIYVMTEDIKGNEDTGSITVYADRTLPTVVSVAPTGVNVSVTTGISATFSEAMDTDATAQAFSISPADVTLNSPVWSNGNRTVTFSLSKALKYKTTYTITISTSACDIAHNQLAQAYQWNFTTKQLIQKVEANPRSLSFPPANSQSTITYTLNGNADSVIIEVYNVDGNMLACTIDNPPINQGQHSIPWDGRWDETSPMNDLYPQVWNINEDVFEGNYRLKLTAKAYGSQETVEISGLTVLTQEYSTHDLTDQEIVATAKTTKQPVCDIHEVFGNGDLDLDAGESVEISVTMRNKALETLTGYIDGYSEPMDEPDVVYDSHYYLIYRDNDDIFEGPISPDKEKKSSCTFWADVLPDTPLGQEMELFVKFESEVSAVDTFKIEDVNLDLNAKYHTHQVEDASNITDGQWGDNDQSADPGELIGIPVWLKNEGYSNMIHDYSEPPYNAPEINYAHNVKAILTTSNPYIKHIFDTTEDFGSIGSEKQVPGLDNPSYGVKGRTAGNYNFLIASNAPQGEITFNLQIKDDVTDVDNIIHNDFYTTQRTFNVIVQGIKDTLAPLIDSVEVVPSPKGIFRDGESVYFNTKILDGSDDIKTKINVLTPDTTSLDVDLLSDSKGDYEGWFEKLKYHWGPFTLNELKDGTYKINSLIADDNYGNISTPKPVNVNVEIDTKPPIVEIGSLTSDIFAGTVYNDAGYQLLTGTITISGRAWDKHFGTYTLEYAQGINPPLDWKLIVSSTLPQKDMGTLATWNTLALPDGTYTLRLTATDLVNHSSVTTKIIEIDNTNPTAIITQPGFSQAIALPEVDICGTAWDKNFKEFKLKYCQGILNEHNPNPTWYEIITKDTSVINGTLTNWNTSNLIDGGIYTLELTVTDKLDHQNSQIRAVRVDTTGPEITLAESIKTNVIGYNISEAGMVTINIYQVNPVEYPDIESFFQDTPPYSPVWDWTEEVHLGKNEVIWSGKDKDNIELPDSGTYTAYYLSLKGIDEASKESKLAYSQILKKGLPKIDSLTLPLEFDFQTNPMLYFSFISEIAPELEAIVVNDEGRLTQLLGSPTTSGNNNEITYQYGWDGRNIYGFMVLSGTYTLKIRLKDVDGNVVLWDGIKENRFIQITTPPLPPIIDYGSPTYQSTPPIPVTNSNPIIQIEKKVIFPTVPIYGSQDIISGNLTRFAWVFPIKCMEFIEMATNTCNSNAYIWDGRDIPPAKGDGSGRREASIASGGLFPTGDYDYVNYNNKLEYVTHSQVTLATDTLPVKIKGVCEVNTPPDNPIFDLDMTLDGYIKGYLLCVYDSKRNLIGTARLNPLPPQQEFGTWGDGSGDIEKRNWTKMIDKITYQSPLNLKAGKYIVELTSLDIAGNATKSVKEVSYQRSIFAEIGGTVIGDIGSDTSIKSIELVIPPQILEEINWVTSTIQITPATSTPELEPFFDYLDKIYNVAPKGLKFSPGATLRLTYLDFNNNDLIETDQNYDGIIGVQMDADPEIEGVKIETGEIVNQNYGLNEEQNIKVEQLGIFYLSEQGIPEYIGGIVDRQNKTIEAKIEHTSDYAALVKKDMTPPITTIIPSIINGSYTIPTATFSLSAIDPMGTTNEVVSGTKTIKYAIDNPEPDIVYVEPFTLPLGTHTIYYQAVDNAGNAEEVKNLKVLVVDRLLVDSGINLQGIFVGSAAWGDYDNDGDLDLALTGRENSGQYISKIYRNDSGVLIEDTTQNLPGVSYSSIAWGDYDNDSDLDLALTGKENSGQCISKIYRNDSGVLIEDTTQNLYGVSNSSIAWGDYDNDGDLDLVLTGSGISKVYKNELWKLIEDTTQNLIGVSDGSVAWGDYDNDGDLDLVLTGSGISKVYKNESGKLIEDTTQNLVGVSKSSVAWGDYDNDGDLDLALTGRENSGQYISKIYRNDSGVLIEDTTQNLYGVSNSSIAWGDYDNDGDLDLAITGSDESFVFIGISKIYMNTSGKLVEDTTQELLRVSFSSIVWGDIDSDGNLDLVLTGISAIYSKSISPKEIMDLLNLLRTEGNKDITLSKSFYAASNLYKNYGVKSNTSPSLPTQFSSNYTNGKLTFSWNAGSDTETTEKGLYYNIRIGTAPGKEDVVTGKYGSPLFGNYLLKQKSLTLNLPPGTYYWAVQAIDTGIRGSEWSAEQIAVTANITLVSPHSGTVGTIVTIKGDGYLQTELIRIDFGTIMSIAIATTDALGSFVSSFTVQTQPFGIYTISATGFVVSARVSFSIRGNIVFVSPTSGLRGTNVTISGNGYSAIEDIVVDFGKTKTIATCISSEVGSFSVTFTVDTQPAGTTTILVRGISSNEGCYSYFVITLKPKITLVSPAMGTVGSIVELAGAGFDLNEAIAIDFGKSLTIATTTTDEFGAFSGNFKVDTQGYGTTTIVTRGLTSGQNAVDTFIIRGNIVLVTPTSGLIGTKVTVAGNGFAALERVTIGFGRNPTIATVLSTAQGTFTTTFTADTQPGCGTITVSAKGKDCVAYSWFKMIGRITIISPQQGTIGTVVTVRGDGFAASELIYIDFGTNPTIAVILSDGLGRFTAVFTADTQPGCGTITVSAKGKDCVAYSWFKMIGRITIISPQQGIIGTVVTVRGDGFAASE